ATTCCATGTCTTCCCCATGCCCACCAACCTTCTTATTTTGAGCAGGAGAGTCTGAAGGGAGATTGGACATACATTTGTCTTCTTGATCAGGGGGAAAATGTATTAACACGTTTATCCTAATACAGTTGTTATAACCTTTCTTCAGATCTTCCATTTAAACACATGAATGTTAGGAGGGGAGAAGCTGCAGCATATGCCCCTTTGCAATTAGACTTCTAAATATCTGTGTAAGGTTTACAGTATTGAATGTTCCTATTATGATGCAACCTGAGATGGCCTGTATCTCACAGATCCCTCAAAAAACGGAAGCTCTCTCAGAGGTTGGTTGGGGGAGTGTGGCTTATGAATTATTAATGTCCAAATTCTGCCTTTGGAAAGGACAGGTGAAAAAAAAGTCACCTTAAAGAgaaactactatattttaatgtgagctttcatggacaagtctgctTTCTGAGACATAAAAGTCACATTTTGTGGCAAATACTTATCCATTTATAAATGGCCGGAAAGCAGAGAAATTGTGTTtttgggcacaagttgttgatagtGTGGCATTTCACATCTGGCAATGACCTTTTAAGACCCTGGTTCCCCTCCTAGTAACCATTGTTCTGTAAGAGAGATGAGTTCCACCAATTTCTGATTACCCTTTCTTGCCTCTTGTGGCTTCATTTATTATGTTTTGGAAAGTGGACAGTCAGGCCATCCATAACACTGTATAACCCCATGTGCTTGCCATTTAcatatattggccagaatcctattgctgactTATGCTAGTGTCGGGAAAATCACCTACATTTTGCTGGCAAATTCTAGCTCATTAGCAAGATGTTGCTTGCATTGCTGTGCTGACATCTAATCGTGTGAATAGGTATGTGCCCAGAATACAACCAGCTCTGTTAAGAAGCAGCAATTTGCTCCCAAGACTTAACATCATTTCTTGTACACAAGTGTACATCTAGAGTAAAATTCTGTCCATTATCAGAGTGATATGCAATtctagaactctctctctctctctctctctgtgtgtgtgtgtgtgtgtgtgtgtgtgtgtgtgtgtgtgtgtgagagagagagagagagagagtgctacCACATTTCCGCATATAAAAAACTTTCCATGCTGCCCATCAGTTCCAGATTTCCAAAGCATTTTCCAATAGCTTAGTTTAAGAAAAGTATGGTTTTGATTACATGTCCAGTTCATATTTCTAAGGTTTTTGACAGTTCATAATCTAGATATTTATGTATTCCTGGTACAGTTAATTCTGCTTCCTAAACTCATGATAATAATACAGTTTTCCTATATTTTGAGCCTGCTTATGAGAAGTTCAGCTAATACTAATTCTCAATGTTTCAGCTGCATGGAATCCAAGAATGTACAGTATCTCCAGATGTTATCATGATAAACTAAATCAGAATTCTTGTCCTCAATGTAAACAGAAATACTAGTTCATGCTAATTGAATTTCTTGAAAATGTTGGGTCTAAACTcctacattttactttttatcatcaTTAAGCAGTTTAAGGATGAGCAGGTTTTATCTGACAACGTTCATTGTTCACATTACATTAGACAATGTTCCCTTTAGATTGCTAACCTTACCAAAAGGCTgagggtttttggtttttttaaaaaaaaaaacaagttgagaATTAAAGCAATTTGTCTGGAAATTAGTCTGAAATGAGGCTTTTTCTTCATCCAACATAAAGAGGTGTTCTAGTTACTCTAGTTTGCCTCTGTCACTTTGCAGAGACCTGTTAACTGAAGGACAACAATCTCAAAACCTCACAACTCACCTTACCGtctcaaaacatttaagaggagGTGGTGATTTGGTGACTTGCTGCATACTGTTTAATTTTAGGGCCAAAGATATAATTAGTGATCTGTAAACCGGTGTACAACTGTTTTATCTGGCTCATTTATAACTGCCTGATAGTGATTTTTCAGTTTGCCCTGAATGCTGAGCCACTGAGTTTGTCGCATTTAAGCAGAACAGAATATGAATGATGGGAGTGTCAGCTTGAAGTGCAGGTCGCGTTAGAATCCTCTCAGCATGTGTTCTcttcagaggaaaaaaattgtGTCCAGCAATAGTCTTCTTGAATATCTGGGGAATTACATCCTGTAATCCCCAATCCATCTCATTCTCTCAAGTGATAAAATTTATGAAAAGGAAATGCACATGTGGGATTAGGAGCACACCTGGCTTCTTATTACACTGTGTTGATACCTGGTATTACTGCTGTAGACAGCCACTGCCCCCTCCATCATCTGCCAACATCTAGGTTCCCTGGAAAAAATGTATCcgattcaaaattttaaaaaagtgactaGCCTGTGCATTTAATGGGATATGTAATCCTGTTAGGAGTAAGGGACTTGCCATATTGCCTAAACTTGTATCCATTTACTAATTGGATGATTGCATCAAACTAGGTAAGCCAGGGCAACACAATCAATTATGGGAGATATTAATGCAGCCTCAACAGTGAATGACAAGAATAGTGTTCCAAAAGGTTGCTGAGCCTTgcggggttttttttctgttgtaaatTGGCTTTAACACATTTGCATACACAGATTTTCCAGTTGAAATGAACCTACCTCACAGCCTAGACGTACCGTTTTAATACTGTCTTGATGGAATGAGGAATAGGAGACTTTATTCtcctaatttgttttcttttctgcccGATTGCTGCCAGTTCAGTTGGTTGCCTCCTAAGCCAAAGGACCTAGGAAATCCAGAAacaggtatatatatatacctgaGTAGTATAGCATATGCATTTGTCTCAGAATCTGGGTAGCAGAACTCAGAGGGGCTCACAGTCTCCACCACAGAAATCCACTCTTGAGTTACCCGGCCTTGGTTGATTTATCTAATTTTGTGTGAGAACATAGGTGGAATCATTTTGTAATTGTTAATGTTCAATAAGTGGGAGTCAGAGGTTGTAACTGGACCAGCAGATTACCTGGAGATCTACCAGCAGATCCATATTTGTTTTCTGCCCTGATATAGGAAGCTTTATTCTCTGAAGAAAATTCACAAAACTAACATTAGTTTTGCTATGTTTTGATGcaggaaacaaatgaaaataatgggACTGGGCAGAGACCATCACTAGCGCATACTACCAGTATAAGGAAGCAAAACGTTTGCTCCTGGTTGGTGCCGCTGGATCCAAAGGTATGTTCCATCTCATCTTGGGTCATAGTGTCCAGAGGGGTGTTGTATGCCGCTCCGGGCTCATTTTTTGGGCAGCTTCTAGTCGTATGTGACAAAGGAATAGCTGTCATAGCAAAAATTCCAAACAAGATTACTGTGAGATGGGACGCAGTGTTTCTCCTCTTAGGAAAACTGAGTTTTCTCAGCTTTGGCTGTGCTTATCTCTGTTTAAGGGCGAGGATCTCAGTTCTGCTATTCATCAACGAGTGGTCAATGTTTTGGCAAACACAGATTTATCTGCTAAAGCTGTGTGACATAAAACAGGAGGAAGGGATACCATCAACTACAAAATCTCAGTAATTGTaggaaaataatgttaaaaaagaatattttaattttatttcattttctagcATAATCCACTGTGATTTTCATCACTCTGCTTAAAACTGACTATCCAATATGTAATTAAAGAGTTTCAGAAAACGTTATGGATGGGTCGCTGTCTAAGGACACAAATCTATTTCAGGATGGAATGACGAATTTCAGAAGTACAACAATCTGAAGATCACATTTGCAGTATAAATAAGTGGCAAGAgttttgtggtggtttttttttttttttttttttttttttgtaatgtccAATTTGGAAAATTGTGGTTACTACAAACCAGAAAATGGTCAGAATCTAGCTGAAGAATTGTACTGGTGTAAATCCATCAGCATAAATTTCAGTAGCAAATTGTTATTAGTTAAGTGTCAGTACAGGCATTGGTTTATGAGTGCCAGGTCACATCATTGTTGTGCGAAACTAGATGactacactgacttcttaatttTAAGAATTTACACCCATGGACTTATGCTGGCAGGTATAAGTAACAGGATTATGGACCGTGTTTCCAAACCATGCTTTGAAGTTGGTTCATCAGTTGGAGACACTTCTTGGTCCTTGCAAGTTGAATATCattataaaaaaaatgaaagaacaccCTTTGTTTATAATTGTTAGACTCCACTCTGAAGATACCTGCAGTCTCCTTTCTTGGTGCAAGTCTCCTTTTCTATCAACCCCACCTTTCCCCAAAGATGTGTAGTAGACAATAACATTTCGATTGTCCATTTGTGCCTACAGGTGTCCTCTCATTTTGCCGAACCTGAACATTTCTGGCAGTTGCCACTATCCAGAAAAACACGTTTTGAGTCCAGTTTTGTGTGCTGTATCAATATGCTTGTAGACACACTTTGCCAGAATAGGAGATGCTTCTGGAACGGGTATACGCCTTGAGAAGAAGGTTTCAATCACTTCTGGTGAGTAGGAAAAGAATGAATGAGTGTAAGTATCCCATTTGTCAACTGCTCATCTCCTAAGGAAGGttagaaatgaaaatgaagagaATGGCAATCAACCATTTGCTTCCGCCTCTAAATTAAAGCTTTCCAAATAGGGGCTCTTTGTTCTGCTAGTCAGCATGTGCACACCTTGTCCCAACTTGCCTTCCTTAACAGAGTTTTGTGTTGTGCTAGGGAGACCTGCAGTTCTGAGCGATAACAGCATTTGCATCGCTCCTCAAACTCTGCGAAGGAGGTGGAGCAATTTATTTAATTcagtttttaccccacccatctagcgACCAGGCCAttgctctgggtggcttacaatggGAATATCATCCGCAAAGCTAAGACTCAATAATAACGACAAATAAGACATTAAGCAAACAATTGCACAATAAAAGCCTTGTCTAAAAATACAACCTCTGTTTAGTGGTTTTCCGAAGAGTAATATATTGTTGTGAAGATTTTTTTAGAAGTGTAAAATGAAACTCCCACATGTAACAATCAGGTAAATGTTGCAAATAATTTTAGAAAAAGGGGACATGAAAACCCTGCCCTTTCAAATAGTGAAGTCTCCTGTGTTCAATTAATTTCTCTTGTAATCTTTCCAGTTTGTTCCAGATGGGAACTGGAGCCTAGTACATTATTTTATATGGATAAATGTATCATCAGGAACTTCTAGAATCTGTAAAATTCTTTGTTGTCTTCCATTGACTTCCACAGTGTGACAAGTAAATGTATGTGCAGGGTGGCAGGGGCGGAATCAGACACGCAATCATCAAGAACAACTGAGGATGCAGTGGAAGAACTAGTTTCGTCATTGTAGGGGTGGAGGGAATCCACATGGCATGTGGACACGCACTTGTTTGAGTTTATCACTTTAATCGAtaaaccagaagaagaggaggaatagAAGCTAGAAACAATTCTCCAAGGATATGTTCAAGATGGTACAGTGTTGTGATGATCAGGCAGGTGTTTCAGTTCAACAATTCAgtcagctttttgttttgtttttttcctcaccACACTTTGTAATTGTGTGGTTAACAAAGGGTCCAGACCTGGCTACTTGGAACCTGCTGGACGAAAGGAGCCGGGAGAGTCAACCAGCATTCACTTGAAAGGCTATCCATCAAATAAGCAGGAATTCTTCCTGCGAGAGTCCAGCCAGCAACGTTGTAAATAGATTgcaagaacagaagcaaactgaAAGGCAGTTTTTACAGGGACAGCGGTGTTATTCTGTTATAGCCAAGAAAACCCAAAGACTTGCTTGTGTTTACTACCACTCAGAGTGGAATTTTTTGCTCCTTTTTAGTACTTGGATATTAAAAATGCTCGGCTTTAATACTGCTTTTTAATGAGGCAAGCTGCCTCTTTGTACtcattattcttagctttaaatattgtaagccaccttgggtcctttttttaaaggagaaaggtggggtaaaaatattatcgctaactaactaactaactaactaactaactaactaactaactaactaactaactaaataaataaataaataaataaataaataaataaataaataaataaataaatagcttgtgCTGCAGTGAAACAAAAGTGTTAAGTTGAAAGTTAAGTCATGTAGTGCCAAGGGCAATTCCCTGGTAGCAAGTACTGGAAAATTCTCATTTCACACCTTGGAAAGACTGTGGTCGAAAGGTGGATTATCAAGTGGCCAAGCCCCTTTCTGAAGAAACTGGGCAGGCATCCCACCCCTCCACCCTCCAATAAGGGGGCTTGAAAACTTGGTAATCCTTTTCACAGAATCATCACATTTCTCAGAAGGAAATATGTAAATAAGGGTACAGATGTGTTTGAGTCTTAAATAATTCTCCTCTTCCTAGTGAGAATCATTAAAAGAAGCATGTGAGGGGTGTTTTAATTATCTGGAGGATGAACatcaatttaaatacagtacagctACAGGGCAATTTAATGAATTAACTGTCGTTTTCCCGCCTTCAGATGGGTGcgaagagggggagagggaatgtAAACCAGACTTGATTTTGTTCAAGCTTGCTAAGTCTGATTTAATAAACCattgaaataatttaattttgcCTCACTGAAAAGGTTTAGCGTGGCAtccaacatttttctttcttatttttaataCAACTTCTCACAGCAAGCAGAGAAGGAAAGTAAttacaggaaaaacaaaagcGGATTAAATGACCTAGTTATTTCCCATTGCTTTTCAGATCCAACGTAATATTATGTGCCTCGGAAACAGGACCCAAACCTTGCAGTTTCCAAAATGGTGTATGGTGAATTCTTCCACAGACCTGGACAAGATGAGGAGCTTGTCAACCTGAACGTAGGCGGCTTTAAGCAGTCCATTGGCCAAAGCACATTGCTCAGATTTCCTCATACGAGACTCGGGAAGTTGCTCACATGCCATTCAGAAGAGGCCATCTTGGAACTGTGCGATGACTACAGCGTTGCAGAGAAGGAATACTACTTTGACAGGAATCCTTCCTTGTTCAGATATGTGCTGAATTTTTACTACACGGGTAAACTCCATGTTATGGAAGAGCtctgtgtcttctccttctgtcagGAAATAGAATACTGGGGGATCAACGAACTCTTCATTGACTCTTGCTGCAGCAACTGGtaccaggaaagaaaagaagaaggtcCCGAGAAAGACTGGGACCACAAAAGCACTGCTGGAAGTCTAGACTCTTCTGATGAAGAGTCTTCCATGTTTGAGAAAGAGCTTGAGAAGTTTGACAAACAGTGGTTTGGGGACTTGCGCAAGAAAATATGGATCAGAATGGAGAACCCTGCCTCCTGTTTGTCAGCCAAACTGATCGCTGTTTCTTCCTTGAGTGTGGTCCTTGCGTCGATCGTTACCATGTGTATCCACAGCATGCCTGAATTCCAGAAACTAGATATCAACGAAAGAGAGATTGAAAACCCTGTTTTGGAGGTCGTGGAGATCATATGCATCGTCTGGTTCACCTCCGAGCTTATGATCAGGTTGGCTGCTTCTCCAAGTCAAAAAAAGTTCTGGAAGAACCCGTTGAACATTATTGACTTTGTCTCCATCATTCCATTCTATGCTACTTTGGCGGTGGatacaaaggaagaagaaagtgaagaCATTGAGAACATGGGGAAAGTGGTTCAGATCCTACGCTTAATGAGGATATTCCGTATACTGAAGTTGGCGAGGCATTCTGTTGGATTGCGGTCTTTGGGTGCAACTTTAAGGCACAGCTACCATGAGGTTGGACTACTGCTTTTGTTCTTGGCTGTTGGGATTTCTATTTTTTCTGTTCTCGTCTACTCAGTGGAAAAAGATGATGACACATCAGAGCTGCAAAGCATCCCAGTCTGCTGGTGGTGGGCCACAATTAGCATGACTACCGTTGGCTATGGAGACACCTTCCCTGTTACCCTGGCGGGAAAGCTTATAGGCACAACTTGCATTATCTGTGGAATATTAGTGGTGGCTCTTCCCATAACCATCATCTTCAACaagttttcaaaatattatcAGAAGCAGAAGGATATTGATACAGACCAGTGCAATAATGACCCCAAGCAGAAGACAAATGAGCTCCCTTATTTTAACATTAGGGATATTTATGCAAAAAAGATGCACTCCTTTATTTCTAGCCTTTCTTCAGTAGGAATTGTAGCCAACGATCAAGAGTCAACAGATGCCTCCAGTATCCAAGAGCTTGACGACGTTTATAATGCAACATCTTTCCAGAATGGTACAGGAAAATGAATTGAATCTCTTTCTTTACTGTTTCCTTCTAATCTTAGCACAGCTTTTATAAAGAGCACTTAATTCTCAGGGTATTTAACAATCTGCCATATTAGGGCATTTTTGCTCTGGTGATGTAGCACATTCTTTAATGTTTAGATAAGGCTTAAGAATAGATAAGCTGTGTATAGTGGTTTAGTTTTTACATGACTTAAGGAAATGGTATTGAGTGTTTGTTCCAGCATCCAGGTCTGATAATCTTTTCAAGAATGTGTGGCTGGGATTGATTGCTTGGAAATAAGGAATTACTAGCACATAGGAAATGTGCCTTGGTGTAAATATTCCTGAGAATGAATGCAAAGGCATATGAAGTGAAATTGTGTTTGCTAAGAAGCCAAATACtcctaaactgggggggggggggactgttagCATTTGAGATCAATATTCCATGCTGGGACTAGAGATAGGCTCAGTTGCGTAGCCATAGGAAGACTTTTCTTTGTTGTAAGAGATATCTCAGGCattaaacaaaagcagcaaaaggcaTCTTTCTTGTGCTTCCTGTATGACATGCAAACTGTAGATCAAGGGTAGGCAACTTTGTGCAAggtattttggactataactcccatgatccctcaccatTCATCATGCAGACTGCAAGTTATACTCCAAATCACTGAGAGAGGACCAGGTTACCTACACCTGGCACAGACTCTCAGGTGTTTTGCAAATATCTATGCATGAAGCTTGGATACCTGACCATTGGGAATAAGTGTATAATTGTTCCATGTGCCAGGTGTATGCCATCTCTGAATAATTCCTTTGTTGGAacacacctcccagaatctcccaatcaGCACATCTGGCAGCTAAGTCAGCTGGGGAATcggggagttgtgatccaaaaaagtaacttttccaaactttgattGTGTtacctttgtttcttcttttttctagtGTCTGAAAGTGACCTGAGCTATAGTTTGATATGGTGAATGTGGTGGGAGGGGAAGGCAAGCTATTATGTACCCTTATTATTCCTTCTAACGCAATGACTTAAATAttatcattttaatatagtaGAATTGAAAGGAATCAAAAAAGCCATAGACCCTGGACTGTGATATAAAATTTACCTGCCAGCCCATACAAATCCAGATCACAATGTCTATTCACATTAGTAAAAGAAGTTGTAACGCAAAACCATGCCAGCAGAACAAATGGCTCCAGGTTAATTTAGCAAACAAATGGTATCAGTATTTGAAGCCTTGGACGTCTGCTTCTGTcttgtaaaatatttatatgatCCTGGGACTTCTTGAGTGAATCTAGCTTTGCACCTAATTTAAGCATCATCATTGTTGAACTTAATTTCTGGTTTAGAAGAGCACAGAGATTCCTAATCCTCTTGAGCCATGGACTATGTTGGGCAGACAAGATGACAGGGATTGCCCCTGCTTTTGGGCTCAGGTTTCTAGCCTTAGTGTACTTCCTTTATTTTGGCGATTCTGTCAGGATATGTGATAGCACAAATGAGGAATTAGTTCCACACACTACTCATCCTGTTGAAAAGCCTACTCTATAAATGGAATTGGGATGCTATCCTGTTTGTCCGTGATATAGTATAAGCAGAAATTTTAACAGTCCAACTTGGGCCAGACAGAAAAGTGGGTAGGATTTCCTGCAGTCCCTTGAAGGATGTTCAATTACCATATGTAATGGAACATTTTATAACTACAGCAGGAACTTTTCTGAGCGGTAGAACCTACTGCTGAGGAGATTTGCTGGTGTGCACAAAACTTGGGCACACCAAAAATGGCAGTGGAGTTACTTGGCTGAAACCCAACAGCTTAACCAAAGACCCTCCTTTGGCAGCTGTTCTGGATCTCATTCCCATGGAGTGGAACCCTATTGGTATAATTTGTCATGGCTAATTGCtgacaggaggtcctggtgttctctggtccatgggggtcacatgacttaatgactaaacaacaacaaaaattgctgAGCTGTCAGGGTGCATCTCAGTTATAACATTGGGCATGTGATCAGACATATGCCCAAGGCATGCCCTggtaccttgtcaattagctgtggcaaattaTGCAGACCTTATGCAAACACTAGTAGGATGCTACATACTGTCTTTAAAGCAGACACCAAAATGCTAAAAAAGCACAGAACTGCTAAATTAAAATGCTGAGCTCAGTGTAATGATACAGAAATCATTGCAGAGTACTGACACACCATTCCAAAGCTATGCATTGCCATTTGGTGTTGCTAGCTGAGCCTTTGAAACAGGATGTAGGGATTCAGAAACCATCAGTCACTGTGAAGTGGACAGATATTCCATGGTTTTAGCCATGTGCAGAAGGTAAAATGCTCAATATGTCTTTATTTTCCAAGAACAGTTGCAGTGTTCTGATGCTGTCAGTAAGCTTTTCTGCTATAGAGTTTGAAAAGACataaaaggaacagaaaacagTCTAAAAATGTAGGCACTAGTGAGGGTGAACCACATGCATAAATATATTCATATTTACATGTAGTTGTGAACACTGGATTCAAGTCAAAGGAAAATATTGCAAAAGCCAAATGGCTATAGCCCTGTTTAGCCATTTGGCCTGAAAACATGGAGGAGGTACTGATCTGGGAATGCATGTAAGCCCCAGCACCCTACCTGGAAGTCACCTGAACTTCCAGGTAGGGTGGTATAGAGGTCTGCAGAGGAGTCTCTGTTTGTGTTTCCGGTTCTAGGTGAGTGGGTTACAGATCATATGGTCTCATGTCTTTGCTTACGCTTTTAGTCTTCCATGCTGTCAGGCATAATCTTTCAATAGGGCTTTACTATTTCCCCAAACTGTACAGAT
The Pogona vitticeps strain Pit_001003342236 chromosome 1, PviZW2.1, whole genome shotgun sequence genome window above contains:
- the KCNS3 gene encoding delayed-rectifier potassium channel regulatory subunit KCNS3, whose product is MVYGEFFHRPGQDEELVNLNVGGFKQSIGQSTLLRFPHTRLGKLLTCHSEEAILELCDDYSVAEKEYYFDRNPSLFRYVLNFYYTGKLHVMEELCVFSFCQEIEYWGINELFIDSCCSNWYQERKEEGPEKDWDHKSTAGSLDSSDEESSMFEKELEKFDKQWFGDLRKKIWIRMENPASCLSAKLIAVSSLSVVLASIVTMCIHSMPEFQKLDINEREIENPVLEVVEIICIVWFTSELMIRLAASPSQKKFWKNPLNIIDFVSIIPFYATLAVDTKEEESEDIENMGKVVQILRLMRIFRILKLARHSVGLRSLGATLRHSYHEVGLLLLFLAVGISIFSVLVYSVEKDDDTSELQSIPVCWWWATISMTTVGYGDTFPVTLAGKLIGTTCIICGILVVALPITIIFNKFSKYYQKQKDIDTDQCNNDPKQKTNELPYFNIRDIYAKKMHSFISSLSSVGIVANDQESTDASSIQELDDVYNATSFQNERASLVSSKTHL